TGTTTTATGAGATTATCATTGCATATATTATCGTGAAATTACCAATTATGCATAGCAAATTTAAAATAGCTTAAATTAAAACGCACCCTTTAAAGTGAAAGATTTAAAGGGCGCGTTTTTAATTTTGTAATATCAATCTTCTTTATAGAGTCTAGCTTTTTCTATATATGAATCATTGATTCTTTTTAATTCGTTATAATCTTCCTCAGTTAATGATCTAACTACTTTAGCGGGACGGCCAAAAGCTAAAGTGTGTGGCGGAATTTTTTTACCAGGAGGTACTAGTGAACCAGCGCCGATAAATGCATATTCTCCAATTTCAGCTCCATCTAGAATTGTGGAATCCATACCTATTAGTGCATGTTTACGGATAATGCTAGAGTGTAAAGTAACTTTATGTCCAATAGTTACGTAATCTTCTAATATGAGAGGTTGGTCAGGACTTTGATGAAAACAACATAAATCTTGGACATTGACACCTTTACCGATAATCGTTGGCGCAACATCTCCTCTAATAACAGCATTAAACCATACTGAACTATTTTCGCCAATGTTTATATCACCAATTAATGTAGCATTTTCAGCTATGTAACAACTAGGGTCTATAATAGGGCTTTTGCCTTTGAAAGATTTAATCATGTAAGATTCTCCATTCTTTTGAAAAAATTTGTTATACTAAGTTTAACAAAAATGTAGCGATATAAGTAAAAGGAGTAAAATATTATGTGGAAATGGGAAACTGAGAAAGAAGCTAAAGGTATTGTTGTAATTGTACATAATATGCTTGAACATACAGGAAGATATGCATATGTCATTACTAAGCTACGAAGAGAAGGCTACCATGTAATAATGGGAGACCTAAGAGGACAAGGCCAAACTTCACGTGTACATAGAGGACATGTTGATAATTTTGAAGAATATCATGAACAAGTTTTGGAATGGCTAGCAATTGCAGAAGAATATCATTTGCCTGTATTTACACTTGGTGTAGGTTTAGGAGGACTGATTTTACTTAACTTGTTAGAAAAAGTAGACATTAAAGTTGAAGGTGTACTATTAATATCTCCACTAGTTGCTTTCCAACAAAATATATCTACAAGAAGAAACTTTTTAGCTTCAAGTTTCGGAACAGTTGCTAAAGATGCAAAGTTTGATACAGGAATTAAAGTAGAAAGTTTAACACGTAATAAAGAAGTAATTGATGATACAAATAAAGATGCTTTAATGTTAAATAAAGTAAGCTATCATTGGTATAAGACGATTTTAGAAACGATGAAGAGTACGATGGAAAACATTCATCATATCTCTCCAATACCTACATTACTTATGTTAGGTACTGATGATAAAATAGTAGATACAGAATCTATAAGAACAATTGGAAAAACAATCAATACGAATGAACTTTATTTTAAAGCATGGCATGGCTTGAATCATGAAGTACATAACGAACCAGAGCGTGATAATGTCATGAAATATATCATTTCATTTATGAATAATCGTATACATTATGTTGGTTTATTAATAGATGATGAAGCGTAATGGTTATAAAATATTGTGATTGAGCTTAAACGACTCTAATACGGGTATATTGTAGATATAGAGAACGTTGGAGGCGAGTTTATGACTGAAAAAGTAAATAATGTGAGTGACTTAATTCTATTAGATGATATTCAAAAAAATATTAATAATATATTTTACGAAATTGAAGAAAAGTTTGGAATTGAAAAAGAAGAATTTCTAACATTAATCATGTTGTGGAATAATGGATCGATGAGTCTTAAAGAATTAGATAGCTATATCGATATCAAGACATATAAGAGAACAAGACTATATAATAATTTAGTTAAAAAGGGTTGGATTAAAAAAGTCCGTCCTGAAAATGATGAAAGAACTGTAATTGTTGAAGTAAATGAAGAATTTGCTGAGAAAAAAGAAGCGATTATTGACTTCGCATGTGAAGAAATTAAGAAGAGAAAAGGTCATTTTGAAAAACAATTTGAATCAATTGTGAATAATTGTAACGTATAAAAAGAAAATATCTCTTCATTAGGTTATCGCCTAGTGAAGAGATATTTTTGTATTTTATCTTTTTTCGATAGCAATAATATAAGGTGGGTTATTCTTTTGATTAATGAATTGATAATGCAGTACATGGGCTGTTTGTTGATCGATTGATTTTACAAATTCCATTACTTCATTAGACTCTACTTGACCTTCGGGATGTCCAGGATATACAACCAACACAATAATGCCATTTTTTTGAGTGATTTCAAAGAGTGATTCTATCGCTTTAATAGTAGTTGATGAATTTGTTGTAATTTTTTTATCGCCTTTAGGCAAGTATCCTAAGTTGAAAATTGTTGCATCTATATAATTATGATCTTTACTTATAATAGAAGCAGCGTTTTCATGTCCTGTTTGATAATAATGAATGTGATTAAAAGTCTTTGTTTTTTCTTTAGCATTATTTATAGCATTTTCTTGTATATCGAATGCATAGACTTCACCATCTGTAACTTGGTTTGCAAGGAATAAAGTGTCGTTACCATTACCACATGTTGCATCTACGACAATGCTTTTAGTAGTAATATGAGAAGCTATTAGTTTTCTCGCGTATGGAAGAATACCATCAACGATCATGATTTAATGTGTTCTGCCTTTATAAATTTAGATCCTTGCATTGTGCCACGTTCTTTTAGTTCATTATCAATAGCATTTAATACTTCCCATTTATTAACACTCCACATAGGTCCAACCATCAAGTCGATTGGTCCATCTCCAGTTATACGATGAATAATCATTTCTTCAGGTAATATTTCGAGTTGATCGCAGACTAATTGTGTATAGTTATCTTGCGTCATAAATTCAAGCATACCTTTTTCATACTGTTTAACCATAGGCGTTCCTTTTAATAAATGGAGTAAATGAATTTTAATTCCTTGAACATCCATTTGAGCAACTTCTTTAGCTGTTTCCATCATCATATCGTAATCTTCACCTGGTAAACCGTTGATGATATGTGTACAAATATTGATATTATGTTTTCTAAGTTTAGCTATACCTTCGTAGTAACATTCCATATCGTGTGCACGGTTAATCAAATCGGATGTTTCTTGATGTACAGTTTGTAAACCTAATTCAACCCATAAATAAGTTCTTTCATTTAATTCAGCTAAATATTCTACTACATCATCTGGTAAACAATCGGGTCTTGTAGCAATTGACAAACCAACTACATTTTCTTCGGCTAAAGCTGCTTCATATTTCTCTCTTAAAACTTCTACTGGTGCATGTGTATTCGTGAAAGCTTGGAAATAAGCGATATATTTTCCTTCAGACCATTTTTCATGCATTTTATCTTTTATTTGTTTGAATTGCACATGTATTGGTTCTGCTCTATTACCTGCAAAATCACCACTGCCGGCTGCTGAACAGAAAGTACATCCGCCGTGTGCAACTGTGCCATCACGGTTAGGACAATCAAATCCACCATCTATAGCAATTTTAAATATTTTTTCACCAAATCTATTTCTTAAATGATAATTCCATGTATGATATCTTTTGTTATCAAACGCAAAACGGAATCGTTCTGTCATTTTATTTCACATCCTGTTCTACAAACTTATCTAAAGCATTTTAACATATAATATTGAACTTTTGCAGAAAAAGGTTTAGACTATTCGAATTGACAAAATCTGAGAGGAGGGTTGAAACCCTTGAAAATGCCTAAAATCGTTAAAATGTTAATTATAGGTATGGCTATCAATATTACGGGATCAAGTTTTTTGTGGCCGCTTAATACTATATATATGAATGAAGAATTAGGGAAGAGTTTAAGTACTGCTGGTGTCGTTTTGATGATTAACGCATTCGGTAGTGTTATTGGAAATTTATTAGGTGGAACTTTATTTGATAAAATCGGAGGGTTTCGATCTATTATTTTCGCCTCTATATTAAATATTTTGAGCTTAGTTGGTTTGAACTTCTTAAACGATTG
This portion of the Mammaliicoccus vitulinus genome encodes:
- a CDS encoding gamma carbonic anhydrase family protein; protein product: MIKSFKGKSPIIDPSCYIAENATLIGDINIGENSSVWFNAVIRGDVAPTIIGKGVNVQDLCCFHQSPDQPLILEDYVTIGHKVTLHSSIIRKHALIGMDSTILDGAEIGEYAFIGAGSLVPPGKKIPPHTLAFGRPAKVVRSLTEEDYNELKRINDSYIEKARLYKED
- a CDS encoding alpha/beta fold hydrolase — encoded protein: MWKWETEKEAKGIVVIVHNMLEHTGRYAYVITKLRREGYHVIMGDLRGQGQTSRVHRGHVDNFEEYHEQVLEWLAIAEEYHLPVFTLGVGLGGLILLNLLEKVDIKVEGVLLISPLVAFQQNISTRRNFLASSFGTVAKDAKFDTGIKVESLTRNKEVIDDTNKDALMLNKVSYHWYKTILETMKSTMENIHHISPIPTLLMLGTDDKIVDTESIRTIGKTINTNELYFKAWHGLNHEVHNEPERDNVMKYIISFMNNRIHYVGLLIDDEA
- a CDS encoding transcriptional regulator, SarA/Rot family, which encodes MTEKVNNVSDLILLDDIQKNINNIFYEIEEKFGIEKEEFLTLIMLWNNGSMSLKELDSYIDIKTYKRTRLYNNLVKKGWIKKVRPENDERTVIVEVNEEFAEKKEAIIDFACEEIKKRKGHFEKQFESIVNNCNV
- a CDS encoding class I SAM-dependent methyltransferase, producing MIVDGILPYARKLIASHITTKSIVVDATCGNGNDTLFLANQVTDGEVYAFDIQENAINNAKEKTKTFNHIHYYQTGHENAASIISKDHNYIDATIFNLGYLPKGDKKITTNSSTTIKAIESLFEITQKNGIIVLVVYPGHPEGQVESNEVMEFVKSIDQQTAHVLHYQFINQKNNPPYIIAIEKR
- a CDS encoding TIGR01212 family radical SAM protein (This family includes YhcC from E. coli K-12, an uncharacterized radical SAM protein.) gives rise to the protein MTERFRFAFDNKRYHTWNYHLRNRFGEKIFKIAIDGGFDCPNRDGTVAHGGCTFCSAAGSGDFAGNRAEPIHVQFKQIKDKMHEKWSEGKYIAYFQAFTNTHAPVEVLREKYEAALAEENVVGLSIATRPDCLPDDVVEYLAELNERTYLWVELGLQTVHQETSDLINRAHDMECYYEGIAKLRKHNINICTHIINGLPGEDYDMMMETAKEVAQMDVQGIKIHLLHLLKGTPMVKQYEKGMLEFMTQDNYTQLVCDQLEILPEEMIIHRITGDGPIDLMVGPMWSVNKWEVLNAIDNELKERGTMQGSKFIKAEHIKS